The DNA window CGAGCTGGCCTTGGAAAATCTCGGTGTTGGGAGCATGGCCAATGGCGATGAAGCAGCCTTGCAGCGCGATGTCCTGGGTCGTGCCGTCTTTGACATTCTTGATGCGGATACCGGTCACGCCAGAGTTATCGCCCAACACCTCATCCAGAGTGTGGAAGGTTTTGAGTTCGATCTTGCCTGCGGCTACCTTTTCCATCATGTGGTCCACCAGGATCGGCTCGGCCGTGAATTTGTCGCGGCGATGCACCAGCGTGACCTTGCTGGCGATGTTGGACAGGTACAGGGCCTCTTCCACGGCGGTGTTGCCGCCGCCGATGACGCACACCTCCTGGTCCCGATAGAAGAAGCCGTCGCAGGTGGCGCAGCCCGATACGCCTTTGCCCATGAAGGCTTCCTCAGAAGGCAGCCCCAGGTATTTGGCTGAGGCGCCTGTGGCGATGATGAGGGCGTCGCAGGTGTACGTGCCGCTGTCGCCCGTGAGCGTGAACGGGCGCTGGCTGAAATCGACCTTGTTGATGTGGTCGAAGATGATCTGCGTTTTGAAGCGCTCGGCGTGTTCCAGGAAGCGCTGCATCAGCGCCGGGCCCTGCACGCCATGCACGTCGGCGGGCCAGTTGTCCACCTCGGTGGTGGTGGTGAGCTGTCCGCCCTGGGCCATGCCGGTGATCAGCACCGGGTTCAGATTGGCGCGGGCCGCGTAGATGGCTGCGGTATAGCCCGCAGGGCCGGAACCGAGAATGAGAACTTTGGCGTGTTGGGGGGTGGACATGGTAAAAGCTCGGGTTTGTGCGCCCAAGGCGCATGAAAAAAGAAGGGTATCAGCCCATTTGGGGGATGAAACCCCAAGTATCAACCAAGTGTTGCTGATCGCACCCAAATCTTGTTTCTGTCACGGAGATTGAAAAAACCAATGGCCGTGCGTGCCGTCGGTTTATTGCAAGGAGATGTTGCTATGGCGATGTTGTCGAACCTGGATCTGCTGCGCCGTGTTCCCCTGTTTTCCCGTTTGACGGTGGCACAGGCCGAAGCCATTGGCAGCGCGGTGGTCAAGCGTCGCTTCAAGCGCGGTGAAGCCCTGGTGGAACAGGGCCAGAAGTCCGATGCGCTGTACCTGCTGCTGACAGGGCGCGCCCGCGTCACGGCCGCCGACAGCCGCGGGCGCGAGGTGATTTTGGCCACCTTGGGCCAGGGCGACTACCTGGGCGAGATGAGCATCATCGACAACGAACCCCATAGCGCCACCGTGCGGGCCGAGGTGCAGACGGACGTGCTGCAGTTGGAGCGTGCAGAATTCACCCGCTGCCTGAGCGAGAACACCGCGATGTCTCTGGTCGTGATGCGCGGACTGGTCAAGCGCCTGCGCCAGGCCGACCGCAAGATAGAGTCACTGGCCTTGCTGGATGTGTATGGCCGTGTGGCGCATGCCTTGCTGGAAGAGGCGGAGACCGACGCGAACGGGCAGCAGATGATCATGGGCAAGGTGTCGCGACAGGATCTGGCGAAAACCATCGGTGCCTCGCGGGAAATGGTCAGCCGTGTGATGAAAGACCTGGAAACGCGGGGCTTCATCGAAACCCTGCCGTCGGGCGCAATGATTCTGAAAAATCGCTTGTCCACGCTGAGTTGACGCTCGCCCAGGCGCCCTGCGCAGGCAGGGAGCCATGGGGTAAGCTTCGCCCGCACGCTTATGACCTATTCCCTGAACACACTGAACGCATCCTCGGGCGACAAGTCCGCCCCACGCACTGCAGGTGCCCGTTTTGGCCATGAAATGGGGCTGGTCGTGGGCCTGCTGGCCCTGGTTTTCTGGCTGCTGGCCTTGCTGAGTTATTCGCCCATGGACCCGGCGTGGTCCACCTCCGGCGTGGGCGGGGCCGTACTGGTGCGTAACTGGGTAGGCCGCCTGGGGGCCTGGCTGGCCGATGGCAGTTATTTTGTTCTGGGGTTTTCCGTCTGGTGGTGCGTGGCGGCCGGCGTGCGTGCCTGGCTGTCTTCGCTGGCGCACTGGATGCGCGGGGGCGAGGTGCCGCACGCTACCGCAGTCAGCCACCCGCTGGTCTGGCGCAGTCTTTTCTGGGGCGGCCTGGTGTTGCTGCTGTGTGCCAGCACGGCGCTGGAGTGGTCGCGGTTGTACCGTTTCGAAGCCGCCCTGCCAGGCCATGCCGGTGGCGTGCTGGGGTATCTGGTGGGGCCGGCCAGCATGCGCTGGCTGGGCTTCACCGGCTCGGGCTTGGCCTGCATCGTGCTGGCGGTGTTGGGCGCAGCGCTGGTATTTCGTTTCTCATGGGGGCATGTGGCTGAAGGATTGGGCTCCCGCATCGATGCGTTGGTGCAGTTGGGCCGCACCAAGCGCGAGGTGGCCAAGGATTTGGCCGAAGGCAAGCGCGCTGCGCGCGAGCGCGCGGAAGTGGTGTTTGAAGAGCGCGCCGAAACCGAGGTGCACCACCCGCACCCTGTCCAGATCATCGAGCCTGTTCTGGTCGAAGTTCCCCAGAGCACGCGCGTCGTGAAAGAGCGCCAGAAACCCCTGTTCACCGATATGCCCGACAGCCGTCTGCCTTTGGTGGAGTTGCTCGACGGCGCCCAGCAGCGCCAGGAAACGGTGTCGCCCGAAACGCTGGAGATGACCAGCCGTTTGATCGAGAAGAAACTCAAGGACTTTGGCGTGGAGGTGCGCGTGGTGGCCGCCATGCCGGGCCCGGTGATCACGCGCTACGAGATCGAACCGGCCACCGGCGTGAAGGGCTCGCAGGTGGTGGGCCTGGCCAAGGATCTGGCGCGCTCCTTGAGCCTGGTGTCGATCCGCGTGGTGGAGACGATTCCCGGCAAGAACTATATGGCGCTGGAGTTGCCCAATGCCAAGCGCCAGACCATCAAGCTCTCGGAAATTCTGGGCTCGCAGGTTTACCACGAGGCCAAGTCCATGTTGACCATGGGTCTGGGCAAGGACATCGTGGGCAACCCGGTGGTGGCCGATCTGGCCAAGATGCCGCACGTGCTGGTGGCCGGTACCACGGGCTCGGGCAAGTCGGTGGGTATCAACGCCATGATCCTCTCGCTGCTCTACAAGGCCGAGGCCAAGGACGTGCGCCTCTTGATGATCGACCCCAAGATGCTGGAAATGTCGGTCTACGAGGGCATTCCGCACCTGCTGGCGCCTGTGGTGACCGACATGAAGCAGGCCGCGCACGGCCTGAACTGGTGCGTGGGCGAGATGGAGCGGCGCTACAAGCTGATGAGCAAGCTGGGCGTACGCAATCTGGCCGGCTACAACGTGAAGATTGACGAAGCCGCAGCACGTGAAGAGTTCATCAGCAACCCCTTCAGCCTGACCCCCGAGGCGCCCGAGCCGCTGCAGCGCCTGCCGCATGTGGTCGTCGTTATCGACGAACTGGCCGATCTGATGATGGTGGTCGGCAAGAAGATTGAAGAGCTGATCGCCCGTTTGGCGCAAAAGGCGCGCGCCGCTGGTATCCACTTGATTTTGGCCACGCAGCGCCCCAGTGTGGACGTGATCACGGGCTTGATCAAGGCCAACATTCCTACCCGCATTGCTTTCTCCGTAGGCTCCAAGATCGACAGCCGCACCATCCTCGACCAGATGGGCGCCGAGGCCTTGCTGGGCATGGGCGACATGCTCTACATGGCCAGCGGCACCGGCCTGCCGATCCGCGTGCACGGCGCCTTCGTGTCAGACGAAGAAGTGCACCGTGTCGTCAATTACCTCAAGCAACAGGGGGAGCCGGACTACATAGAGGGTGTGCTTGAAGGCGGAACCATGGACGGCGACGGTGATCTCAATGGTGAAGGCGGGAGTGATGGCGGCGAAAAAGACCCCATGTATGACCAGGCGGTCGAAGTGGTGCTCAAGGATCGCAAGGCCAGCATCTCGTACGTGCAGCGCAAGCTGCGTATTGGCTACAACCGCTCGGCGCGCCTGCTCGAAGACATGGAAAAAGCCGGTTTGGTCAGCGCGCTGACCACCAGCGGCCAGCGCGAGGTGCTGGTGCCAGCACGAGAGTGAGGGCCATCCCCCTGCGCCGCTGGGGTGGGCCACGGCCATTGCGTGCGCTGCGGGTTGAGTACGGTGCGTTGAAGGAACTGCCATGAAGAAAACAATCATTACTTTTTTGATAGCTGCTAGCGCCCAGTGGGCAAGCGCTGATGGCCTAAAAAGCCTTGAGTCCTTCATGCAGGGCACGCAGGCCGCACGGGCCGACTTTTCCCAGGTGGTGACCACCCCGGGCAAGGATGGGCAGGCCGCACGCCAGAAAACCTCCAGTGGATATTTTGAGTTCCAGCGCCCGGGGCGGTTTCGTTTTGAGTACAAAAAACCGTTCGAGCAAACCATCGTGGCCGATGGCCAGACGCTGTGGTTCTACGACGTGGACCTGAACCAGGTGACCCAGCGGCCCCAGGCGCAGGCGCTGGGCAGCACGCCGGCAGCTTTGCTGGCTTCAGCCCCTGATCTGCGGGCCTTGCGTGCTGACTTTGCGCTCGAATCCGCGCCTGAACACGATGGCCTGCAGTGGGTGCAGGCCACGCCCAAGGCCCGGGATGGGCAGTTGCAGAGCGTGCGCGTGGGGTTGCGTGGCGATCAACTGGAGGTGCTGGAGATTCTCGATAGCTTTGGTCAGCGCTCGGTCATCCGCTTTGCCCGGCTGCAGGCCAATCCTTCGCTGTCTGCTGCCACCTTCCAGTTCAAACCACCGGCAGGGGTGGACGTGCTCAAGCAATAGCCGGGCGCCTGTTCAGGCCAGCCCCAGCAATGCCAGGCCGATGGTCGCTGGTATTGCCTGAATGAACAAAATCTTGCGGCTGGCCGTGGCTGCGCCAAAAACACCGGCCGCCAGCACGCACAGCAGAAAGAAGACTTTGACCTGCAGGCCGGCGTCGCCCAGCCACAGACCCCAGAACAGCCCTGCAGCCAGGAAGCCGTTGTACAGCCCCTGGTTGGCTCCGAGCACCCGCGTGGCTGTGGCCAGATCCTGTTTCATGCCAAAGGCGCGCAGGCCGACGGGCTTGTCCCATAAAAACATCTCCAAAACCAGAATGTAGACGTGGAGCAACGCAATCAATGCAACGACGGTGTTGGCGGCAAGCAGCATGGCGGGGTATGGGGTGCAGGGATGGGTCCGTCAGCATAGCTGGAATGGGTAGAACGCGCAGGGAGGCCCGTTGTCAGGCCAGCGCGCGGGCCACCCGTTCGCGCAGAACGGGCAACAGTTCGTCCTCAAACCACGGGTTGTGCCGCAGCCAGCCGTTGTTGCGCGGGCTGGGGTGGGGCAGCGCCAGCAGCACAGGGCTGCGGCTGCGCCATTGCCGCACTGTTTCGGTCAGCGTGCCGCGCTGCAGGGGTAGATGCCAAGCCAGCGCGTACTGGCCCAGAACCAGGGTGAGCCGCACATCAGGCAGGTGGTCGAGCAAGGGCTTGCGCCAGGCTGGGGCGCATTCGGGGCGCGGGGGAAGGTCGCCCGAGCGGCCCGTGCCGGGAAAGCAAAACCCCATGGGCAAAATAGCCACCTGGTGGGGGTCGTAAAACGTGGCGCTTGTGATGCCCATCCAGGCGCGCAGGCGCTCGCCGCTGGCGTCGTCAAACGGAATGCCCGAGGCATGCACCTTGCGCCCCGGCGCCTGGCTGGCGATGAGGATGCGTGCACCGGTGGCCGCCTGCAGCACCGGGCGGGGGCCCAGCGGCAGGTGCGCCGCGCAGAGTTGGCAGGCGCGTACACGCACCAACAAGGCGTCGAGGGATTCTGCGGCGGGCATTCAGGCGATGCAGGCGTTTTCGCCGCAGGGGTGGGAACTGCTGATTGGCGCCATATGAGCGGCCATGGAATACCTCCGTGGGTGTTTATTGTGGTCCTATTGCCCGCTACCATCCATGGCAACCGTGAAACACCCTGCCGCACCCCACCAACCCCTGGCCGAGCGCCTGCGCCCGCGCCAGCTCTCTGAAGTCATTGGCCAGCAGCATGTGCTGGGGCCGGGTATGCCACTGCGTCTCGCGTTTGAGTCGGGTCGGCCGCACAGTTGCATTTTTTGGGGGCCGCCTGGCGTGGGCAAGACCACCATTGCGCGCCTCATGGCCGATGCCTTTGATGCGCAGTTCATCAGCATCAGCGCCGTGCTGGGTGGGGTGAAGGATATCCGCGAGGCCGTGCAACTGGCCGAAACCGCGCGTGATGGGCTGGTGCAGCAGCGCACCCTGGTGTTTGTGGACGAGGTGCACCGCTTCAACAAGAGCCAGCAGGATGCCTTTTTGCCGCATGTGGAGAGCGGGCTGTTTACTTTTATCGGCGCCACGACCGAGAACCCGTCGTTCGAGGTCAACTCGGCGCTGCTCTCGCGCGCAGCGGTGTACGTGCTGCAACCGCTCTCTACCGAGGATTTGAAGCAAATTGTGGCTCTAGCGCAGGCGCAGCAAGCGCTGCCAGCTATCGAAAATGATGCGATTGAGCGCCTGGTGGCCTATGCCGATGGCGATGCCAGGCGCCTGCTCAACACCCTGGAAACCTTGGGCATGGCGGCCCAGCAGGAGCAACTGGCGGAGATCACCGATGCCTGGGTGCTCAAGGTGCTGGGCGAGCGCATGCGACGCTATGACAAGGGCGGCGAGCAGTTCTACGACACGATCAGCGCGCTGCACAAGTCGGTGCGCGGTTCTGACCCTGATGCGGCGCTGTACTGGCTGGTACGCATGCTCGATGGTGGAGCCGATCCACGCTACATGGCGCGCCGCTTGGTGCGCATGGCCTCTGAAGATGTGGGCCTGGCCGACCCGCGCGCGCTGCGCCTGGCGCTCGATTGCGCCGAGGTGTACGAGCGCCTGGGCAGCCCCGAGGGTGAACTGGCGTTGGCCGAATGCGTGGTTTATCTTGCAGTCGCACCTAAATCCAATGCGGTCTACAAGGCCTACAACGCGGCGCGTGCTTTTGTAAAGCAAGACGGTACGCGCCCTGTGCCTCTGCACCTGCGCAACGCGCCGACCAAGCTCATGAAAGAGCTGGACTACGGCAAAGGCTACCGGTATGCGCATGATGAACCCGGTGGGTTTGCTGCGGGCGAAAGTTATTGGCCCGAAGGCATGCAAAACCCCGGCTTTTACCTGCCCGTGCCGCGCGGCCTGGAAATCCGTATCGGTGAAAAGTTGCAGGAACTGCGCGCGCGCAACAGGGCAGCGCCGCCTGATTGATAAGTCCGCACATCAATAAGACTGTCTCCATAATCAATTCTTATGCACCGGGAACCTGCCTGATGGGGCAAAAACCCAAGGGAAAACCCCCCCGAACGTGCAATGGTGAACGGTATGCAAGTGGCTACAATTCCGTCCTCAAACCCGCATGGCTGCTTTACCGGCGGGTTTTTTGCTAGATGGCAGGCGGGCTCAAAAGGCTGTACCGATCCAGGTGCCTCCAGTGTGGACCCGTCACAAACGAAGGACTTTTCTTATGGAAATCTTGCTGCAGCAGATCATCAACGGTCTGGTTCTCGGCAGCATGTACGCCTTGATAGCCTTGGGCTATACGATGGTGTACGGCATTATTCAACTGATCAATTTCGCACATGGCGAAGTGCTCATGATCGGTGCATTGACCAGTTGGAGCTGCATCGGAATGATGCAGGCAGCCATGCCTAGTGCGCCGGGCTGGGTCATTCTGCTGTTGGCGACCCTCATCGCCTGTGTGGTGGCGGCAACGCTCAATTTTGTGATTGAGAAGGTGGCTTACCGGCCGCTGCGCAACAGTCCTCGCCTGGCGCCCCTGATCACGGCCATCGGTATGTCG is part of the Simplicispira sp. 125 genome and encodes:
- the trxB gene encoding thioredoxin-disulfide reductase produces the protein MSTPQHAKVLILGSGPAGYTAAIYAARANLNPVLITGMAQGGQLTTTTEVDNWPADVHGVQGPALMQRFLEHAERFKTQIIFDHINKVDFSQRPFTLTGDSGTYTCDALIIATGASAKYLGLPSEEAFMGKGVSGCATCDGFFYRDQEVCVIGGGNTAVEEALYLSNIASKVTLVHRRDKFTAEPILVDHMMEKVAAGKIELKTFHTLDEVLGDNSGVTGIRIKNVKDGTTQDIALQGCFIAIGHAPNTEIFQGQLDMEGGYIITRGGLKGFATQTSVPGIFAAGDVQDHVYRQAITSAGTGCMAALDAQRYLDQGSAA
- the lolA gene encoding outer membrane lipoprotein chaperone LolA, with the protein product MKKTIITFLIAASAQWASADGLKSLESFMQGTQAARADFSQVVTTPGKDGQAARQKTSSGYFEFQRPGRFRFEYKKPFEQTIVADGQTLWFYDVDLNQVTQRPQAQALGSTPAALLASAPDLRALRADFALESAPEHDGLQWVQATPKARDGQLQSVRVGLRGDQLEVLEILDSFGQRSVIRFARLQANPSLSAATFQFKPPAGVDVLKQ
- a CDS encoding replication-associated recombination protein A — translated: MATVKHPAAPHQPLAERLRPRQLSEVIGQQHVLGPGMPLRLAFESGRPHSCIFWGPPGVGKTTIARLMADAFDAQFISISAVLGGVKDIREAVQLAETARDGLVQQRTLVFVDEVHRFNKSQQDAFLPHVESGLFTFIGATTENPSFEVNSALLSRAAVYVLQPLSTEDLKQIVALAQAQQALPAIENDAIERLVAYADGDARRLLNTLETLGMAAQQEQLAEITDAWVLKVLGERMRRYDKGGEQFYDTISALHKSVRGSDPDAALYWLVRMLDGGADPRYMARRLVRMASEDVGLADPRALRLALDCAEVYERLGSPEGELALAECVVYLAVAPKSNAVYKAYNAARAFVKQDGTRPVPLHLRNAPTKLMKELDYGKGYRYAHDEPGGFAAGESYWPEGMQNPGFYLPVPRGLEIRIGEKLQELRARNRAAPPD
- a CDS encoding DNA translocase FtsK, whose product is MTYSLNTLNASSGDKSAPRTAGARFGHEMGLVVGLLALVFWLLALLSYSPMDPAWSTSGVGGAVLVRNWVGRLGAWLADGSYFVLGFSVWWCVAAGVRAWLSSLAHWMRGGEVPHATAVSHPLVWRSLFWGGLVLLLCASTALEWSRLYRFEAALPGHAGGVLGYLVGPASMRWLGFTGSGLACIVLAVLGAALVFRFSWGHVAEGLGSRIDALVQLGRTKREVAKDLAEGKRAARERAEVVFEERAETEVHHPHPVQIIEPVLVEVPQSTRVVKERQKPLFTDMPDSRLPLVELLDGAQQRQETVSPETLEMTSRLIEKKLKDFGVEVRVVAAMPGPVITRYEIEPATGVKGSQVVGLAKDLARSLSLVSIRVVETIPGKNYMALELPNAKRQTIKLSEILGSQVYHEAKSMLTMGLGKDIVGNPVVADLAKMPHVLVAGTTGSGKSVGINAMILSLLYKAEAKDVRLLMIDPKMLEMSVYEGIPHLLAPVVTDMKQAAHGLNWCVGEMERRYKLMSKLGVRNLAGYNVKIDEAAAREEFISNPFSLTPEAPEPLQRLPHVVVVIDELADLMMVVGKKIEELIARLAQKARAAGIHLILATQRPSVDVITGLIKANIPTRIAFSVGSKIDSRTILDQMGAEALLGMGDMLYMASGTGLPIRVHGAFVSDEEVHRVVNYLKQQGEPDYIEGVLEGGTMDGDGDLNGEGGSDGGEKDPMYDQAVEVVLKDRKASISYVQRKLRIGYNRSARLLEDMEKAGLVSALTTSGQREVLVPARE
- a CDS encoding DUF1304 domain-containing protein, with the translated sequence MLLAANTVVALIALLHVYILVLEMFLWDKPVGLRAFGMKQDLATATRVLGANQGLYNGFLAAGLFWGLWLGDAGLQVKVFFLLCVLAAGVFGAATASRKILFIQAIPATIGLALLGLA
- a CDS encoding Crp/Fnr family transcriptional regulator; the encoded protein is MAMLSNLDLLRRVPLFSRLTVAQAEAIGSAVVKRRFKRGEALVEQGQKSDALYLLLTGRARVTAADSRGREVILATLGQGDYLGEMSIIDNEPHSATVRAEVQTDVLQLERAEFTRCLSENTAMSLVVMRGLVKRLRQADRKIESLALLDVYGRVAHALLEEAETDANGQQMIMGKVSRQDLAKTIGASREMVSRVMKDLETRGFIETLPSGAMILKNRLSTLS
- a CDS encoding uracil-DNA glycosylase family protein; this encodes MPAAESLDALLVRVRACQLCAAHLPLGPRPVLQAATGARILIASQAPGRKVHASGIPFDDASGERLRAWMGITSATFYDPHQVAILPMGFCFPGTGRSGDLPPRPECAPAWRKPLLDHLPDVRLTLVLGQYALAWHLPLQRGTLTETVRQWRSRSPVLLALPHPSPRNNGWLRHNPWFEDELLPVLRERVARALA